A stretch of Hippoglossus hippoglossus isolate fHipHip1 chromosome 20, fHipHip1.pri, whole genome shotgun sequence DNA encodes these proteins:
- the mybl1 gene encoding myb-related protein A isoform X1, with the protein MDNVKTRSFSNDEDEEVISTDTECKEKSKDKKTLCKVKWSRDEDEKLKKLVEQHGAESWKLIANFFQGRTDGQCQHRWQKVLNPELVKGPWTKEEDQKVIDLVHKYGPKRWSVIAKHLQGRIGKQCRERWHNHLNPEVKKSSWTQEEDRIIYDAHKRLGNRWAEISKLLPGRTDNSIKNHWNSTMRRKVEHEGYLQDHSKTLSSSHSGGKRRHHRLCPPTPAEPQSCDHSPLSIPGPNQMGVYTCDPHSGHMMDSLPENSGFIQPSCLDDPDREQRIKELELLLMSAESEVQRQVQCRGPCSLEQYSIWSDSLSDDTLTTSGSSLEEQAERKPWRDTDIPQAPTAQLPISPSKFLALEASTVLSTLQTIPEFAETMELIDSMCFALQDPGAWSDVTSFDLSDTATPPRHNLAGYTTLLQERTMDNSMDYTLNTPTAISGRDKNSASFGLGSVTSLTPINSSKPSQASTGRRRRRERGEPSPLCDRTCSSFLENNSNSPKKTPTKSLPFTPSRFCNISGAEHLSLDNPALTSTPVCGQRCLLYTPLHKETTPKHQKENDGSRTPKFCKTIMIPTPRTPTPFKNALAAQEKMHGPLKMEPQPLAFLEEDIREVLKQETGADIFNRADNQPDYRAWKHNMDGPARKVRKSLVLDPWGKDGLNTQLFQEQRNNTEKPEESLLTSSSLVTSTPEQEECSRPLTSAREEPSLVPVHPHRFTSLRVKKLSASHKAPKHAAVQVSEWEAVVYGKTEDQLIMTEQARQYLSPYPSSGSTSRALVL; encoded by the exons ATGGACAACGTGAAGACACGCAG TTTTAgcaatgatgaggatgaagaggtgatcTCCACAGACACCGAATGCAAAGAGAAGAGCAAAGATAAAAAGACACTGTGCAAAGTGAAGTGGTCCCGAGATGAG GATGAAAAGCTGAAAAAACTGGTTGAGCAGCATGGAGCTGAGTCCTGGAAATTAATAGCCAACTTTTTTCAA GGGAGGACAGATGGCCAATGTCAGCACCGCTGGCAGAAGGTGCTCAACCCAGAGCTGGTGAAAGGACCCTGGACAAAAGAGGAGGATCAAAAG GTTATTGACCTGGTACACAAATATGGTCCCAAGCGTTGGTCAGTGATCGCAAAGCACCTCCAGGGGAGGATTGGAAAGCAGTGTCGTGAACGGTGGCACAATCACCTCAACCCAGAGGTGAAGAAGTCTTCATGGACTCAGGAAGAGGACCGAATCATTTATGATGCCCATAAACGTCTTGGCAACCGCTGGGCAGAGATCTCCAAGCTTCTTCCTGGACG GACAGACAACTCCATCAAGAACCACTGGAACTCCAccatgaggaggaaggtggagcACGAGGGCTACCTGCAAGATCACAGCAagactctgtcctcctctcacaGTGGAGGGAAGAGACGCCACCACAGGCTGTGTCCCCCAACTCCAGCAGAGCCTCAGAGCTGTGATCACAGTCCCCTGTCGATACCAGGACCCAACCAG ATGGGGGTTTATACGTGTGATCCTCACAGTGGACACATGATGGATAGTCTTCCTGAAAATTCAGGCTTCATTCAG CCATCGTGCCTGGACGACCCTGACAGAGAGCAAAGAATTAAGGAGCTTGAGCTGCTGCTTATGTCAGCAGAGAGTGAAGTCCAGCGACAAGTGCAGTGCAGAGGTCCATGT agCTTGGAGCAGTACTCCATCTGGTCAGACAGTTTGTCCGATGACACGTTGACCACAAGTGGCAGCAGCTTGGAGGAGCAGGCAGAGAGAAAACCCTGGAGGGACACTGACATTCCCCAGGCTCCTACAGCACAGCTTCCAATCTCTCCCAGTAAGTTCCTGGCATTGGAGGCCAGCACCGTGCTCTCCACCCTGCAGACCATACCGGAGTTTGCAGAAACCATGGAGCTCATTGACTCC ATGTGTTTTGCTCTGCAGGACCCTGGTGCGTGGAGTGACGTGACCAGTTTTGACCTTTCAGACACAGCGACACCGCCCAGGCACAATCTGGCCGGCTACACCACCCTCCTGCAAGAGAGGACCATGGATAATTCAATGGATTACACTCTCAACACGCCCACTGCCATATCAGGCCGAGACAAGAACAGTGCTTCCTTTGGTCTTGGGAGTGTCACTTCTCTGACTCCCATCAACTCGTCCAAACCTTCCCAAGCAtccacagggaggaggaggaggagagagaggggagaaccATCTCCTTTATGCGACAGGACCTGCTCGTCTTTCTTGGAAAATAACTCAAATTCTCCAAAGAAAACGCCAACAAAGTCACTGCCATTTACCCCATCACGA TTCTGCAACATATCAGGGGCGGAACATCTGAGTCTGGATAACCCTGCCCTCACCTCAACTCCTGTGTGCGGCCAAAGGTGTCTCCTGTACACGCCGCTCCACAAAGAAACCACACCGAAGCACCAGAAGGAGAACGATGG TTCGCGGACACCCAAATTCTGTAAAACCATAATGATTCCAACCCCAAGGACACCGACTCCTTTCAAGAATGCTTTGGCTGCTCAAGAGAAAATGCACGGGCCCCTAAAGATGGAG ccgCAGCCTTTAGCATTTCTAGAAGAGGACATTCGAGAAGTTCTGAAGCAGGAGACCGGAGCAGACATCTTTAACAGAGCAGACAACCAGCCAGACTACAGAGCATGGAAACATAAC ATGGATGGCCCAGCTAGAAAAGTGCGTAAGTCCCTTGTGCTAGACCCTTGGGGTAAAGACGGCCTCAACACCCAACTCTTCCAGGAGCAGCGCAACAACACAGAA AAGCCGGAGGAAAGTCTTCTGACGAGCTCCTCGCTGGTCACCTCGACCCCTGAGCAAGAGGAGTGCAGTCGCCCTTTGACGTCTGCACGAGAGGAGCCGTCACTCGTTCCTGTGCATCCCCATCGCTTTACGAGCCTGCGGGTGAAGAAGCTCTCCGCCTCCCACAAAGCACCAAAACACGCAGCTGTTCAG GTGAGTGAGTGGGAAGCAGTGGTTTATGGGAAGACAGAGGACCAGCTGATTATGACGGAACAGGCCCGTCAGTACCTGAGCCCTTACCCGTCGTCTGGCTCTACCTCAAGGGCCCTTGTGCTTTAA
- the mybl1 gene encoding myb-related protein A isoform X3, with product MDNVKTRSFSNDEDEEVISTDTECKEKSKDKKTLCKVKWSRDEDEKLKKLVEQHGAESWKLIANFFQGRTDGQCQHRWQKVLNPELVKGPWTKEEDQKVIDLVHKYGPKRWSVIAKHLQGRIGKQCRERWHNHLNPEVKKSSWTQEEDRIIYDAHKRLGNRWAEISKLLPGRTDNSIKNHWNSTMRRKVEHEGYLQDHSKTLSSSHSGGKRRHHRLCPPTPAEPQSCDHSPLSIPGPNQMGVYTCDPHSGHMMDSLPENSGFIQSLEQYSIWSDSLSDDTLTTSGSSLEEQAERKPWRDTDIPQAPTAQLPISPSKFLALEASTVLSTLQTIPEFAETMELIDSMCFALQDPGAWSDVTSFDLSDTATPPRHNLAGYTTLLQERTMDNSMDYTLNTPTAISGRDKNSASFGLGSVTSLTPINSSKPSQASTGRRRRRERGEPSPLCDRTCSSFLENNSNSPKKTPTKSLPFTPSRFCNISGAEHLSLDNPALTSTPVCGQRCLLYTPLHKETTPKHQKENDGSRTPKFCKTIMIPTPRTPTPFKNALAAQEKMHGPLKMEPQPLAFLEEDIREVLKQETGADIFNRADNQPDYRAWKHNMDGPARKVRKSLVLDPWGKDGLNTQLFQEQRNNTEKPEESLLTSSSLVTSTPEQEECSRPLTSAREEPSLVPVHPHRFTSLRVKKLSASHKAPKHAAVQVSEWEAVVYGKTEDQLIMTEQARQYLSPYPSSGSTSRALVL from the exons ATGGACAACGTGAAGACACGCAG TTTTAgcaatgatgaggatgaagaggtgatcTCCACAGACACCGAATGCAAAGAGAAGAGCAAAGATAAAAAGACACTGTGCAAAGTGAAGTGGTCCCGAGATGAG GATGAAAAGCTGAAAAAACTGGTTGAGCAGCATGGAGCTGAGTCCTGGAAATTAATAGCCAACTTTTTTCAA GGGAGGACAGATGGCCAATGTCAGCACCGCTGGCAGAAGGTGCTCAACCCAGAGCTGGTGAAAGGACCCTGGACAAAAGAGGAGGATCAAAAG GTTATTGACCTGGTACACAAATATGGTCCCAAGCGTTGGTCAGTGATCGCAAAGCACCTCCAGGGGAGGATTGGAAAGCAGTGTCGTGAACGGTGGCACAATCACCTCAACCCAGAGGTGAAGAAGTCTTCATGGACTCAGGAAGAGGACCGAATCATTTATGATGCCCATAAACGTCTTGGCAACCGCTGGGCAGAGATCTCCAAGCTTCTTCCTGGACG GACAGACAACTCCATCAAGAACCACTGGAACTCCAccatgaggaggaaggtggagcACGAGGGCTACCTGCAAGATCACAGCAagactctgtcctcctctcacaGTGGAGGGAAGAGACGCCACCACAGGCTGTGTCCCCCAACTCCAGCAGAGCCTCAGAGCTGTGATCACAGTCCCCTGTCGATACCAGGACCCAACCAG ATGGGGGTTTATACGTGTGATCCTCACAGTGGACACATGATGGATAGTCTTCCTGAAAATTCAGGCTTCATTCAG agCTTGGAGCAGTACTCCATCTGGTCAGACAGTTTGTCCGATGACACGTTGACCACAAGTGGCAGCAGCTTGGAGGAGCAGGCAGAGAGAAAACCCTGGAGGGACACTGACATTCCCCAGGCTCCTACAGCACAGCTTCCAATCTCTCCCAGTAAGTTCCTGGCATTGGAGGCCAGCACCGTGCTCTCCACCCTGCAGACCATACCGGAGTTTGCAGAAACCATGGAGCTCATTGACTCC ATGTGTTTTGCTCTGCAGGACCCTGGTGCGTGGAGTGACGTGACCAGTTTTGACCTTTCAGACACAGCGACACCGCCCAGGCACAATCTGGCCGGCTACACCACCCTCCTGCAAGAGAGGACCATGGATAATTCAATGGATTACACTCTCAACACGCCCACTGCCATATCAGGCCGAGACAAGAACAGTGCTTCCTTTGGTCTTGGGAGTGTCACTTCTCTGACTCCCATCAACTCGTCCAAACCTTCCCAAGCAtccacagggaggaggaggaggagagagaggggagaaccATCTCCTTTATGCGACAGGACCTGCTCGTCTTTCTTGGAAAATAACTCAAATTCTCCAAAGAAAACGCCAACAAAGTCACTGCCATTTACCCCATCACGA TTCTGCAACATATCAGGGGCGGAACATCTGAGTCTGGATAACCCTGCCCTCACCTCAACTCCTGTGTGCGGCCAAAGGTGTCTCCTGTACACGCCGCTCCACAAAGAAACCACACCGAAGCACCAGAAGGAGAACGATGG TTCGCGGACACCCAAATTCTGTAAAACCATAATGATTCCAACCCCAAGGACACCGACTCCTTTCAAGAATGCTTTGGCTGCTCAAGAGAAAATGCACGGGCCCCTAAAGATGGAG ccgCAGCCTTTAGCATTTCTAGAAGAGGACATTCGAGAAGTTCTGAAGCAGGAGACCGGAGCAGACATCTTTAACAGAGCAGACAACCAGCCAGACTACAGAGCATGGAAACATAAC ATGGATGGCCCAGCTAGAAAAGTGCGTAAGTCCCTTGTGCTAGACCCTTGGGGTAAAGACGGCCTCAACACCCAACTCTTCCAGGAGCAGCGCAACAACACAGAA AAGCCGGAGGAAAGTCTTCTGACGAGCTCCTCGCTGGTCACCTCGACCCCTGAGCAAGAGGAGTGCAGTCGCCCTTTGACGTCTGCACGAGAGGAGCCGTCACTCGTTCCTGTGCATCCCCATCGCTTTACGAGCCTGCGGGTGAAGAAGCTCTCCGCCTCCCACAAAGCACCAAAACACGCAGCTGTTCAG GTGAGTGAGTGGGAAGCAGTGGTTTATGGGAAGACAGAGGACCAGCTGATTATGACGGAACAGGCCCGTCAGTACCTGAGCCCTTACCCGTCGTCTGGCTCTACCTCAAGGGCCCTTGTGCTTTAA
- the mybl1 gene encoding myb-related protein A isoform X2, with protein sequence MDNVKTRSFSNDEDEEVISTDTECKEKSKDKKTLCKVKWSRDEDEKLKKLVEQHGAESWKLIANFFQGRTDGQCQHRWQKVLNPELVKGPWTKEEDQKVIDLVHKYGPKRWSVIAKHLQGRIGKQCRERWHNHLNPEVKKSSWTQEEDRIIYDAHKRLGNRWAEISKLLPGRTDNSIKNHWNSTMRRKVEHEGYLQDHSKTLSSSHSGGKRRHHRLCPPTPAEPQSCDHSPLSIPGPNQMGVYTCDPHSGHMMDSLPENSGFIQPSCLDDPDREQRIKELELLLMSAESEVQRQVQCRGPCSLEQYSIWSDSLSDDTLTTSGSSLEEQAERKPWRDTDIPQAPTAQLPISPSKFLALEASTVLSTLQTIPEFAETMELIDSDPGAWSDVTSFDLSDTATPPRHNLAGYTTLLQERTMDNSMDYTLNTPTAISGRDKNSASFGLGSVTSLTPINSSKPSQASTGRRRRRERGEPSPLCDRTCSSFLENNSNSPKKTPTKSLPFTPSRFCNISGAEHLSLDNPALTSTPVCGQRCLLYTPLHKETTPKHQKENDGSRTPKFCKTIMIPTPRTPTPFKNALAAQEKMHGPLKMEPQPLAFLEEDIREVLKQETGADIFNRADNQPDYRAWKHNMDGPARKVRKSLVLDPWGKDGLNTQLFQEQRNNTEKPEESLLTSSSLVTSTPEQEECSRPLTSAREEPSLVPVHPHRFTSLRVKKLSASHKAPKHAAVQVSEWEAVVYGKTEDQLIMTEQARQYLSPYPSSGSTSRALVL encoded by the exons ATGGACAACGTGAAGACACGCAG TTTTAgcaatgatgaggatgaagaggtgatcTCCACAGACACCGAATGCAAAGAGAAGAGCAAAGATAAAAAGACACTGTGCAAAGTGAAGTGGTCCCGAGATGAG GATGAAAAGCTGAAAAAACTGGTTGAGCAGCATGGAGCTGAGTCCTGGAAATTAATAGCCAACTTTTTTCAA GGGAGGACAGATGGCCAATGTCAGCACCGCTGGCAGAAGGTGCTCAACCCAGAGCTGGTGAAAGGACCCTGGACAAAAGAGGAGGATCAAAAG GTTATTGACCTGGTACACAAATATGGTCCCAAGCGTTGGTCAGTGATCGCAAAGCACCTCCAGGGGAGGATTGGAAAGCAGTGTCGTGAACGGTGGCACAATCACCTCAACCCAGAGGTGAAGAAGTCTTCATGGACTCAGGAAGAGGACCGAATCATTTATGATGCCCATAAACGTCTTGGCAACCGCTGGGCAGAGATCTCCAAGCTTCTTCCTGGACG GACAGACAACTCCATCAAGAACCACTGGAACTCCAccatgaggaggaaggtggagcACGAGGGCTACCTGCAAGATCACAGCAagactctgtcctcctctcacaGTGGAGGGAAGAGACGCCACCACAGGCTGTGTCCCCCAACTCCAGCAGAGCCTCAGAGCTGTGATCACAGTCCCCTGTCGATACCAGGACCCAACCAG ATGGGGGTTTATACGTGTGATCCTCACAGTGGACACATGATGGATAGTCTTCCTGAAAATTCAGGCTTCATTCAG CCATCGTGCCTGGACGACCCTGACAGAGAGCAAAGAATTAAGGAGCTTGAGCTGCTGCTTATGTCAGCAGAGAGTGAAGTCCAGCGACAAGTGCAGTGCAGAGGTCCATGT agCTTGGAGCAGTACTCCATCTGGTCAGACAGTTTGTCCGATGACACGTTGACCACAAGTGGCAGCAGCTTGGAGGAGCAGGCAGAGAGAAAACCCTGGAGGGACACTGACATTCCCCAGGCTCCTACAGCACAGCTTCCAATCTCTCCCAGTAAGTTCCTGGCATTGGAGGCCAGCACCGTGCTCTCCACCCTGCAGACCATACCGGAGTTTGCAGAAACCATGGAGCTCATTGACTCC GACCCTGGTGCGTGGAGTGACGTGACCAGTTTTGACCTTTCAGACACAGCGACACCGCCCAGGCACAATCTGGCCGGCTACACCACCCTCCTGCAAGAGAGGACCATGGATAATTCAATGGATTACACTCTCAACACGCCCACTGCCATATCAGGCCGAGACAAGAACAGTGCTTCCTTTGGTCTTGGGAGTGTCACTTCTCTGACTCCCATCAACTCGTCCAAACCTTCCCAAGCAtccacagggaggaggaggaggagagagaggggagaaccATCTCCTTTATGCGACAGGACCTGCTCGTCTTTCTTGGAAAATAACTCAAATTCTCCAAAGAAAACGCCAACAAAGTCACTGCCATTTACCCCATCACGA TTCTGCAACATATCAGGGGCGGAACATCTGAGTCTGGATAACCCTGCCCTCACCTCAACTCCTGTGTGCGGCCAAAGGTGTCTCCTGTACACGCCGCTCCACAAAGAAACCACACCGAAGCACCAGAAGGAGAACGATGG TTCGCGGACACCCAAATTCTGTAAAACCATAATGATTCCAACCCCAAGGACACCGACTCCTTTCAAGAATGCTTTGGCTGCTCAAGAGAAAATGCACGGGCCCCTAAAGATGGAG ccgCAGCCTTTAGCATTTCTAGAAGAGGACATTCGAGAAGTTCTGAAGCAGGAGACCGGAGCAGACATCTTTAACAGAGCAGACAACCAGCCAGACTACAGAGCATGGAAACATAAC ATGGATGGCCCAGCTAGAAAAGTGCGTAAGTCCCTTGTGCTAGACCCTTGGGGTAAAGACGGCCTCAACACCCAACTCTTCCAGGAGCAGCGCAACAACACAGAA AAGCCGGAGGAAAGTCTTCTGACGAGCTCCTCGCTGGTCACCTCGACCCCTGAGCAAGAGGAGTGCAGTCGCCCTTTGACGTCTGCACGAGAGGAGCCGTCACTCGTTCCTGTGCATCCCCATCGCTTTACGAGCCTGCGGGTGAAGAAGCTCTCCGCCTCCCACAAAGCACCAAAACACGCAGCTGTTCAG GTGAGTGAGTGGGAAGCAGTGGTTTATGGGAAGACAGAGGACCAGCTGATTATGACGGAACAGGCCCGTCAGTACCTGAGCCCTTACCCGTCGTCTGGCTCTACCTCAAGGGCCCTTGTGCTTTAA
- the LOC117753717 gene encoding uncharacterized protein LOC117753717 isoform X1: MQRIYMHSHEHFEVFTTVLAPQGRCRYRTDAEKMVVVHSYRPHWPEELELCPGDVVLVLSKHEEGIWFGRRQDGQQGHFPASCVMELSQQNLPPRGLQRRLSLRTSARDNDSGGGRSRYGHGHILQALRRGSRGGGGAAAAAAATAAGGGMVMDGGQGESEDPFPVRRPLQIPPPQPVASQQPQTHRSPGLLHRILSKCRKKSECQGATNGAFEGD; encoded by the exons ATGCAGCGCATCTACATGCACAGCCATGAGCACTTTGAGGTGTTCACCACCGTCCTTGCTCCACAAG GGAGGTGTCGATACAGGACAGATGCGGAGAAG ATGGTGGTGGTGCACAGCTACAGGCCCCACTGgccagaggagctggagctgtgtCCAGGTGACGTAGTCCTGGTGCTGTCCAAGCATGAGGAGGGGATTTGGTTTGGGCGGAGGCAGGATGGCCAGCAGGGCCACTTCCCCGCCTCCTGTGTGATGGAGCTGAGCCAg CAGAATCTCCCTCCCAGAGGCCTGCAGAGGCGTTTGTCCCTGAGAACCTCGGCAAGGGACAACGACTCGGGTGGAGGACGCAGCAGATATGGACA TGGACACATCCTGCAGGCGCTCAGGCgggggagcagaggaggtggtggagcagcagcagcagcagcagcaacagcagcaggaggagggatggTGATGGATGGGGGCCAGGGCGAGAGCGAGGACCCCTTCCCGGTACGCAGGCCCCTGCAGATCCCGCCGCCTCAGCCTGTGGCCTCCCAGCAGCCTCAGACACACAGATCCCCGGGCCTGCTCCACAGGATTCTGTCCAAGTGCCGGAAAAAGAGTGAATGCCAGGGAGCCACCAATGGGGCCTTCGAGGGCGACTAG
- the LOC117753717 gene encoding vexin-like isoform X2, with amino-acid sequence MQRIYMHSHEHFEVFTTVLAPQGRCRYRTDAEKMVVVHSYRPHWPEELELCPGDVVLVLSKHEEGIWFGRRQDGQQGHFPASCVMELSQNLPPRGLQRRLSLRTSARDNDSGGGRSRYGHGHILQALRRGSRGGGGAAAAAAATAAGGGMVMDGGQGESEDPFPVRRPLQIPPPQPVASQQPQTHRSPGLLHRILSKCRKKSECQGATNGAFEGD; translated from the exons ATGCAGCGCATCTACATGCACAGCCATGAGCACTTTGAGGTGTTCACCACCGTCCTTGCTCCACAAG GGAGGTGTCGATACAGGACAGATGCGGAGAAG ATGGTGGTGGTGCACAGCTACAGGCCCCACTGgccagaggagctggagctgtgtCCAGGTGACGTAGTCCTGGTGCTGTCCAAGCATGAGGAGGGGATTTGGTTTGGGCGGAGGCAGGATGGCCAGCAGGGCCACTTCCCCGCCTCCTGTGTGATGGAGCTGAGCCAg AATCTCCCTCCCAGAGGCCTGCAGAGGCGTTTGTCCCTGAGAACCTCGGCAAGGGACAACGACTCGGGTGGAGGACGCAGCAGATATGGACA TGGACACATCCTGCAGGCGCTCAGGCgggggagcagaggaggtggtggagcagcagcagcagcagcagcaacagcagcaggaggagggatggTGATGGATGGGGGCCAGGGCGAGAGCGAGGACCCCTTCCCGGTACGCAGGCCCCTGCAGATCCCGCCGCCTCAGCCTGTGGCCTCCCAGCAGCCTCAGACACACAGATCCCCGGGCCTGCTCCACAGGATTCTGTCCAAGTGCCGGAAAAAGAGTGAATGCCAGGGAGCCACCAATGGGGCCTTCGAGGGCGACTAG
- the rrs1 gene encoding ribosome biogenesis regulatory protein homolog: MAACSAEELLAQAERDEAEKLRSITVHKELDLEFDVGNLLACDKNRVESRDFRALRKEDFLRSLARDNTQLLINELWKLPTERVEEAIVAKLPVPATPLPREKPPPKPRPPTKWEQFAKLKGIQKKKKTNLVWDENAKDWRRRWGHKRANDETKDWLIEVPVTADPNEDQFAKRVKAKKERVAKNELNRLRNIARSQKLKVPGVGLTPRLQQNKDELSRAVSVARTSTASVGQFQDRLPKEKAPKNTGKRRKFEPLIGDFPGERKKQLELLRVLGTKNPQLNITKAVNKQMREEDREEAAKSRKMAGKKGRKGGTSGKGGKGKGGGGKGKGGMGGKGGKGGMGGKGGMGGKGGKGGGGGGKKRSKPGMH; encoded by the coding sequence ATGGCTGCGTGCAGTGCGGAGGAGCTGCTGGCCCAAGCGGAGAGGGACGAGGCGGAGAAGCTGCGGAGCATCACGGTCCACAAGGAGCTGGACCTGGAGTTCGACGTCGGGAACCTGTTGGCATGCGACAAGAACCGCGTCGAGTCCCGGGACTTCAGGGCCCTGAGGAAAGAGGACTTCCTGCGGTCGTTGGCCCGCGACAACACGCAGCTCCTCATCAACGAGCTCTGGAAGCTCCCCACGGAGCGGGTGGAGGAGGCGATCGTGGCCAAGTTGCCGGTGCCGGCGACCCCGCTGCCCCGAGAGAAGCCGCCCCCGAAGCCCCGACCCCCGACCAAGTGGGAGCAGTTCGCCAAGCTGAAGGGGatccagaagaagaagaagaccaaCCTGGTGTGGGACGAGAACGCCAAGGACTGGAGGAGGCGCTGGGGCCACAAGAGGGCCAACGATGAGACCAAGGACTGGCTGATCGAGGTGCCGGTGACCGCAGACCCCAACGAGGACCAGTTCGCCAAGCGGGTCAAAGCCAAGAAGGAGCGGGTGGCCAAGAACGAGCTCAACCGCCTGAGGAACATCGCCCGGTCGCAGAAACTCAAAGTGCCCGGCGTGGGTCTGACCCCCAGACTCCAGCAGAACAAGGACGAGCTATCCCGAGCCGTGAGCGTGGCCAGGACCTCCACTGCCTCCGTGGGCCAGTTCCAGGACCGGCTGCCCAAGGAGAAGGCGCCGAAGAACACCGGCAAGAGGAGGAAGTTCGAGCCCCTCATCGGCGACTTCCCCGGCGAGAGGAAGAAGCAGCTGGAGCTCCTGAGGGTCCTGGGCACCAAGAACCCGCAGCTGAACATCACCAAGGCCGTGAACAAGCagatgagggaggaggacagagaggaggccgCCAAGAGCAGGAAGATGGCAGGGAAGAAGGGACGCAAGGGGGGCACGTCAGGGAAGGGTGGGAAAGGcaagggaggaggtgggaaaGGCAAAGGAGGAATGGGAGGAAAGGGGGGAAAGGGAGGAAtgggaggaaagggaggaatgGGGGGTAAAGGTGGTaaaggtggtggtggaggagggaagaagagatCTAAACCTGGGATGCATTGA